The following DNA comes from Candidatus Baltobacteraceae bacterium.
TGTTCGTTGGTCACGAACGGCACGATGCGCTCGGAGGGCAGGCCGGCGCTGCGCGCACCCAATGCCAATTCGCCCGCGAACTCGCCGCCGACCAGCATTACGTCCACCTTGGTGGCCGCGGCGTGGCTGCCGACCCGGCGGTGCAAGTCAGCCGCTCCCTCGCCAAGCTCGGCCATGCTTGCGAGCAACGCGATGCGGCGCGCCGCATCTTCGCCGGCGAAGGCATCGAGCGCCGCCATCATCCCGGCTGCATTCGCGTTGTACGCGTCGTAGATCAGCGTCACGCCGTTCTCGAGTTCGATGCGTTCGTACCGGCCGTGCGGCAGCTCGATCTCGGCGACCGCGGGCGCGATCTGCATCGGCTCGACGCCGAGCTCGACCGCAGCGGCGATCGCGGCGGCAAGATTGGCGCGATTGTGCGCACCGGGCACGCGCGCGTCGACATCGTAGGTGTGCTCGCGCTCGCCGTCGATCTCGATCCATTGCCGTGAGCCGATGAGCGCGGTGACGCGCCCGTACATCGGCACGTTCTCGCCCGGACCGCCGGTGAAGAACCAGTGCGGCGGCGCCGAGAGCGAGGGGGCGCGCCTGATCGAGGCCACGTCTTGCGCGTTGAGGACGGCCCGCGCTCCGGTTGAAAAGAGCGCCCACTTCGTGATCTCGAGCCGCTCGCGCGAACCCATGATCTCCAGATGCGCGTCGCCGATGTTGGTGAGGATCGCTACGTCGGGCCGGGCCGCGCGCACCAGCTTTTCGATATCGCCGTAGTGCCGCGCGCCCATCTCGATCACCAGCACGTCGTGCTCGGCGCCCTCGGCGGCGAGCAGGACCTTGCTCACGCCGATCTCGTTGTTCTCGTTGGCCGGCGTGGAAAGCACCCGCGCGCCGTAGCGCAGTGCGAGCAGTTGCGCGGCAAACGCCTTGGTCGTCGTCTTGCCGGCGCTGCCCGTGATCGCGAGCACGCTGCCGGCGAACCGGTTGCGGGCGGCGGCGGCCAGGGCCAGCAGCGCATCGAGGGTGCTCTCGACCACGATCGTCGCGATCCCGGGAATCACCGCGTCGGGATCGTCGACGATCAGCGCGGTTGCGCCGCGTTCGACGGCGTCTTGCGTGTAGAGGTTGCCGTCGAACCGTTGCCCGCGCAGCGCGAGAAAGGCTTGGCCCGGTTCGAGCGTGCGCGTATCGGTCGAGATCTCGATCCGTTCGGGCGCACGCTCGATCTCGAAGATCACGCCGTGCGTCACTTTGGCCGCTTCGTCGAACGGCAGTTTCATGCGTGCGCACCCCGCGCCGCCAGCGCCTCGCGCGCGACTTCGACGTCGTCGAAGGGCAACGTTTGCGTGCCGATGAT
Coding sequences within:
- the murF gene encoding UDP-N-acetylmuramoyl-tripeptide--D-alanyl-D-alanine ligase — protein: MKLPFDEAAKVTHGVIFEIERAPERIEISTDTRTLEPGQAFLALRGQRFDGNLYTQDAVERGATALIVDDPDAVIPGIATIVVESTLDALLALAAAARNRFAGSVLAITGSAGKTTTKAFAAQLLALRYGARVLSTPANENNEIGVSKVLLAAEGAEHDVLVIEMGARHYGDIEKLVRAARPDVAILTNIGDAHLEIMGSRERLEITKWALFSTGARAVLNAQDVASIRRAPSLSAPPHWFFTGGPGENVPMYGRVTALIGSRQWIEIDGEREHTYDVDARVPGAHNRANLAAAIAAAVELGVEPMQIAPAVAEIELPHGRYERIELENGVTLIYDAYNANAAGMMAALDAFAGEDAARRIALLASMAELGEGAADLHRRVGSHAAATKVDVMLVGGEFAGELALGARSAGLPSERIVPFVTNEQAAQWVRDHTRAGDAVLLKGSRKYKLEEIVEDLRR